A single region of the Cumulibacter manganitolerans genome encodes:
- a CDS encoding thioesterase family protein, with protein sequence MTANASPAAGRFHAATASRRQDDGTWAGAVHEGWDIVGNANGGYLLALLGRAMRDASGRPDVVAMTAHYLSPGKPGEVRISPRVLKSGRSFATVTAEMYAGERILLHATGEFGDVSAVHGQIERVLGAPPELPPPDQCIRAVPAKDFPPPVMRNFDLRLHPDDTGFLDGRPHGKALVRGWFRLLDDEPMDTLTLLLATDAFPPTIFNAALPVSWTPTVELTVHVRARPRTEWLRCEFTSRFVSNGFLEEDGLVWDDEGRMIAQSRQLALVPRG encoded by the coding sequence ATGACTGCGAACGCGAGCCCGGCAGCCGGGCGCTTCCACGCTGCGACCGCCTCCCGCCGACAGGACGACGGCACGTGGGCGGGCGCCGTCCACGAGGGGTGGGACATCGTGGGCAACGCCAACGGCGGGTACCTGCTCGCGCTGCTCGGCCGCGCGATGCGGGACGCATCCGGTCGCCCGGACGTCGTCGCGATGACCGCCCACTACCTCTCGCCGGGCAAGCCCGGCGAGGTGCGGATCAGCCCACGGGTGCTGAAGTCCGGCCGCAGCTTCGCTACCGTCACAGCCGAGATGTACGCGGGTGAGCGCATCCTGCTGCACGCCACCGGCGAGTTCGGCGACGTCTCTGCGGTGCACGGGCAGATCGAGCGCGTCCTCGGCGCGCCTCCGGAGCTGCCGCCGCCCGACCAGTGCATCCGCGCGGTGCCGGCGAAGGACTTCCCGCCGCCGGTGATGCGCAACTTCGACCTGCGCCTGCACCCCGACGACACCGGGTTCCTCGACGGCCGCCCGCACGGCAAGGCGCTCGTGCGCGGGTGGTTCCGGCTGCTGGACGACGAGCCGATGGACACCCTGACGCTGCTGCTGGCCACCGACGCCTTCCCACCGACGATCTTCAACGCGGCCCTGCCCGTGTCGTGGACGCCGACCGTGGAGCTCACCGTGCACGTGCGGGCACGCCCGCGGACCGAGTGGCTGCGGTGCGAGTTCACCTCGCGCTTCGTCAGCAACGGCTTCCTCGAGGAGGACGGCCTGGTGTGGGACGACGAGGGCCGGATGATCGCGCAGAGCCGGCAGCTCGCGCTCGTGCCACGGGGCTGA
- a CDS encoding acyl-CoA synthetase, with amino-acid sequence MYPGAYVNSTPDKPAIIMAGSGAQLTYRELEEQSAKLARALHDLGLRKGDVIAMLSDNQAECFVIYWAALRSGLYITAINFHLTAEEAAYIVADCEAKVLFASGSIAPLALDVAAQSPAVGHHFAFAGDIAGFASMSELIAGAGEPLAEMPSGADMLYSSGTTGRPKGIKAALPDRTIDEPGNQLVALATTYFGMSSDSVYLSPAPVYHAAPLRWSATVQAIGGTVVMLERFDAQAMLEAIEKYRITATQVVPTMFVRMLQLPAEVRETYDHSSLRLCIHAAAPCPPEVKAKMIDWWGPVLVEYYASTEGAGMTIVTSEDWLHKPGTVGRAALGIIRICDDEGTELPTGEAGMVYFERDEPTFEYHNAPEKTSESRHPRHPEWTTVGDIGYVDEDGYLFLTDRKAFMIISGGVNIYPQEVENVLALHPAVYDVAVIGVPDDEMGQQVKAVVQLRDGVQPSDELAAEIIDYVRARIARFKAPRSVDFIDELPRTPTGKLVKGKLRELYAPQR; translated from the coding sequence GTGTACCCAGGCGCGTACGTCAACAGCACACCGGACAAGCCGGCGATCATCATGGCGGGCTCCGGTGCCCAGCTGACCTACCGGGAGCTCGAGGAGCAGTCGGCGAAGCTCGCTCGCGCGCTGCACGACCTGGGGCTGCGCAAGGGTGACGTGATCGCCATGCTGTCGGACAACCAGGCAGAGTGCTTCGTGATCTACTGGGCCGCGCTTCGCTCGGGGCTCTACATCACCGCGATCAACTTCCACCTGACGGCGGAGGAGGCCGCCTACATCGTCGCCGACTGCGAGGCGAAGGTGCTCTTCGCGAGCGGCTCCATCGCGCCGCTGGCGCTGGACGTGGCGGCCCAGTCGCCGGCGGTCGGGCACCACTTCGCCTTCGCCGGCGACATCGCGGGCTTCGCCTCCATGAGCGAGCTGATCGCCGGCGCGGGAGAGCCGCTCGCCGAGATGCCCTCGGGCGCCGACATGCTCTACTCCTCCGGCACCACCGGGCGCCCCAAGGGCATCAAGGCCGCGCTGCCCGACCGGACCATCGACGAGCCCGGCAACCAGCTCGTGGCGCTGGCGACGACGTACTTCGGGATGTCCTCGGACTCGGTGTACCTCAGCCCCGCGCCGGTCTACCACGCGGCGCCGTTGCGCTGGAGCGCGACGGTGCAGGCCATCGGCGGCACGGTCGTCATGCTCGAGCGTTTCGACGCACAGGCGATGCTCGAGGCCATCGAGAAGTACCGCATCACCGCGACCCAGGTCGTGCCGACGATGTTCGTGCGGATGCTGCAGCTTCCGGCGGAGGTGCGCGAGACGTACGACCACTCGAGCCTGCGGCTGTGCATCCACGCCGCCGCGCCGTGCCCTCCGGAGGTCAAGGCGAAGATGATCGACTGGTGGGGACCGGTGCTCGTGGAGTACTACGCCTCCACGGAAGGCGCAGGCATGACGATCGTGACCTCGGAGGACTGGCTGCACAAGCCCGGGACCGTCGGCCGGGCGGCGCTCGGGATCATCCGGATCTGCGACGACGAGGGCACCGAGCTGCCTACCGGCGAGGCGGGGATGGTCTACTTCGAGCGCGACGAGCCCACCTTCGAGTATCACAACGCCCCCGAGAAGACCTCCGAGTCGCGGCATCCCCGGCATCCGGAGTGGACGACGGTCGGCGACATCGGCTACGTCGACGAGGACGGCTACCTGTTCCTGACCGACCGCAAGGCATTCATGATCATCAGCGGCGGGGTGAACATCTACCCCCAGGAGGTCGAGAACGTCCTCGCGCTGCACCCCGCGGTGTACGACGTCGCCGTGATCGGCGTCCCGGACGACGAGATGGGCCAGCAGGTGAAGGCGGTGGTGCAGCTGCGCGACGGCGTGCAGCCCAGCGACGAGCTCGCCGCGGAGATCATCGACTACGTCCGCGCCCGGATCGCCCGGTTCAAGGCGCCGCGCTCGGTCGACTTCATCGACGAGCTGCCCCGGACGCCGACCGGGAAGCTGGTCAAGGGCAAGCTCCGCGAGCTCTACGCCCCCCAGCGGTAG
- a CDS encoding MFS transporter, giving the protein MSTAKFPGPRVVLGGFLALSVTSGLSFYGIAVYLNAFTKERGWSLSSISFATTVFFATGGLVGLAVARLIARYDARRVMLVGAVSGAAALALLGHATSVWMVYLDYVLLAVGFSATGLIPVSTIVTRWYVARRAVALANASAGLSVGGMLLTPFAKWLADEVHMATATPILGAIWLIGTVPVILLLIKPDPEALGWMPDGERRAPSTVTAAAEGTPFREAVTSRFFWMLTAAFILLMAAQVGGLQQIVKLAEDRTGAIAAAFATLAVSSASVVGRLLAGRSLHRVAMTTFTVVIGVLQGLMLMLLAATYGVWFFGVLVLFGLTVGNVLMMQSLLISQRFGVRDYARLFSRLQLFVMLGTAGGPFLLGWLHDVSGSYLVSYLVAGGLSIVGAAVLWMAGPAERPEGPAARVPAAGQAATSPPPA; this is encoded by the coding sequence GTGAGCACTGCGAAGTTTCCCGGCCCCCGGGTCGTCCTCGGCGGGTTCCTGGCGCTCTCGGTCACGTCCGGCCTGTCGTTCTACGGCATCGCCGTCTACCTGAACGCCTTCACCAAGGAACGCGGCTGGTCGCTGTCGTCCATCTCCTTCGCCACGACGGTGTTCTTCGCGACCGGTGGGCTCGTCGGTCTGGCCGTCGCGCGGCTCATCGCGCGCTACGACGCCCGCCGGGTGATGCTGGTCGGCGCGGTGTCCGGGGCGGCCGCCCTCGCGCTGCTGGGGCACGCGACCTCGGTCTGGATGGTGTACCTGGACTACGTCCTGCTGGCGGTCGGGTTCTCGGCCACCGGGTTGATACCGGTGAGCACCATCGTCACCCGGTGGTACGTCGCGCGCCGGGCGGTCGCCCTGGCGAACGCGTCGGCGGGTCTGTCGGTCGGCGGCATGCTGCTCACCCCGTTCGCCAAGTGGCTCGCCGACGAGGTCCACATGGCGACCGCGACACCGATCCTCGGCGCGATCTGGCTGATCGGCACGGTGCCGGTGATCCTGTTGCTGATCAAGCCCGATCCGGAGGCGCTGGGCTGGATGCCGGACGGCGAGCGACGCGCGCCGTCCACCGTCACCGCGGCCGCGGAGGGCACCCCGTTCCGGGAGGCGGTGACGTCGCGGTTCTTCTGGATGCTCACCGCCGCCTTCATCCTGCTGATGGCCGCGCAGGTGGGCGGCCTCCAGCAGATCGTGAAGCTGGCCGAGGACCGCACGGGGGCGATCGCCGCGGCGTTCGCGACCCTGGCCGTGTCGTCGGCCTCGGTCGTCGGTCGGCTGCTCGCCGGCCGCTCGCTGCACCGTGTCGCGATGACCACCTTCACCGTCGTCATCGGCGTCCTGCAGGGCCTGATGCTGATGCTGCTGGCCGCGACCTACGGCGTCTGGTTCTTCGGCGTCCTGGTGCTGTTCGGCCTCACCGTCGGCAACGTGCTCATGATGCAGTCGCTGCTGATCAGCCAGCGCTTCGGCGTGCGCGACTACGCGCGGCTGTTCAGCCGCCTGCAGCTGTTCGTCATGCTCGGCACCGCGGGAGGCCCGTTCCTGCTGGGCTGGCTGCACGACGTCTCGGGCTCGTACCTGGTGTCCTACCTGGTCGCCGGCGGCCTCTCGATCGTGGGCGCCGCCGTGCTGTGGATGGCCGGGCCTGCCGAGCGCCCGGAGGGCCCGGCCGCCCGCGTTCCCGCGGCCGGCCAGGCAGCCACCTCCCCGCCGCCCGCCTGA
- a CDS encoding AMP-binding protein, whose protein sequence is MQLAAHQGGPSLGRLALRTLDGHPDRTAFAWDGGSVTYAEVKATVGRYQKVLADAGLQRGQGVAALGGNRFEVWAIGTAIQALGLYVTWLHPMGGLSDQLFQIEDAEVSAVVLDETHYAERSEQLAAEATQRGLQVWTMGAAPYADDLTSAAAAVGDQPFLTIGEPDDRSIVNYTGGTTGRPKGAERRQRNVVQGAIDVLTDFNIPHGAQYLMVAPMSHVAGTKIMPTLINGGTVHLMNGFDPGKILETIEQERITTALFVPTMIYALLDHPDLATRDLSSLELVLYGASPMSVSRLREGIEKIGPVFAQLYGQTECYPVSMLTKEDHDLANPDRLLSCGKPVVGVDVTIRDEANNEVPVGTAGELCVRGSSAMDGYWKRPDLTEEARAGGWLHTGDIAKVDAEGYLYIVDRKKDMIISGGFNVFPREVEDALTSHPDVAAAAVFGVPHEKWGEQVTAAVVLKPGGSVTPDALVEHVRELKGPVQTPKVIEIHEELPQTAVGKINKRALRDHYSA, encoded by the coding sequence ATGCAGCTCGCCGCGCACCAGGGCGGACCGTCGCTCGGACGGCTCGCGCTCCGCACGCTCGACGGCCACCCCGACCGCACCGCGTTCGCGTGGGACGGCGGCAGCGTCACCTACGCCGAGGTCAAGGCGACGGTCGGGCGCTACCAGAAGGTGCTCGCCGACGCCGGCCTGCAGCGCGGCCAGGGGGTCGCTGCGCTGGGCGGCAACCGCTTCGAGGTGTGGGCGATCGGCACCGCCATCCAGGCCCTCGGCCTGTACGTCACCTGGCTGCACCCGATGGGCGGGCTGTCCGACCAGCTGTTCCAGATCGAGGACGCCGAGGTCAGCGCCGTCGTCCTGGACGAGACGCACTACGCCGAGCGCTCGGAGCAGCTGGCCGCCGAGGCCACGCAGCGCGGCCTGCAGGTCTGGACGATGGGCGCGGCGCCGTACGCCGACGACCTGACGTCGGCCGCCGCCGCGGTCGGCGACCAGCCGTTCCTCACGATCGGCGAGCCGGACGACCGCTCGATCGTCAACTACACCGGCGGCACCACCGGCCGGCCCAAGGGCGCCGAGCGGCGGCAGCGCAACGTCGTGCAGGGCGCGATCGACGTCCTCACCGACTTCAACATCCCGCACGGCGCGCAGTACCTGATGGTCGCGCCCATGAGCCACGTCGCCGGCACCAAGATCATGCCGACGCTCATCAACGGCGGCACCGTGCACCTGATGAACGGGTTCGATCCCGGCAAGATCCTGGAGACGATCGAGCAGGAGCGGATCACCACCGCGCTGTTCGTCCCCACGATGATCTACGCGCTGCTCGATCATCCCGACCTGGCCACCCGCGACCTGTCCTCGCTGGAGCTCGTGCTGTACGGCGCGTCGCCGATGTCGGTCAGCCGGCTGCGCGAGGGGATCGAGAAGATCGGTCCGGTCTTCGCGCAGCTGTACGGGCAGACCGAGTGCTACCCGGTCTCGATGCTGACCAAGGAGGACCACGACCTCGCCAACCCGGACCGGCTGCTGTCCTGCGGCAAGCCGGTCGTCGGCGTCGACGTGACGATCCGCGACGAGGCGAACAACGAGGTGCCGGTCGGCACCGCCGGCGAGCTGTGCGTGCGCGGCAGCAGCGCGATGGACGGGTACTGGAAGCGCCCCGATCTCACCGAGGAGGCGCGCGCCGGCGGCTGGCTGCACACCGGCGACATCGCCAAGGTGGACGCCGAGGGCTACCTGTACATCGTCGACCGCAAGAAGGACATGATCATCTCGGGCGGGTTCAACGTGTTCCCGCGCGAGGTCGAGGACGCGCTCACCTCCCACCCCGACGTCGCGGCGGCGGCGGTGTTCGGCGTCCCGCACGAGAAGTGGGGCGAGCAGGTCACGGCGGCCGTGGTGCTCAAGCCCGGCGGCTCGGTCACCCCGGACGCGCTGGTGGAGCACGTGCGCGAGCTCAAGGGCCCGGTGCAGACGCCCAAGGTGATCGAGATCCACGAGGAGCTGCCGCAGACCGCGGTCGGCAAGATCAACAAGCGCGCCCTGCGTGACCACTACTCCGCCTAG
- a CDS encoding NAD(P)H-dependent flavin oxidoreductase, whose translation MRDDLRTVLRGLRLPAIAAPMLRISGLRLAAAACRAGVVGAFPTVNARTPERLEEWLRTLDDVQQEDGAAPYCPNLIIKAPTMREHLELILRHRTRLVITSVGSPAPVIAPLHDAGTLVLADVGSVAHARRAAEAGADGLVLLTAGAGGQTGWLNPFSFVAAVREFFDGHLVVAGGMSGGASLLAAQVAGYDAGYFGTRFIAADESDASEGYRSMLVDASMDDVLLTRAFTGLQTNMLIPSIEAAGIDPARLDEAISPDMAGRLFGAPSDGPRRWQDIWSAGHSVSAVHEVAPVARIVDEIATEYAAAGARLNTLTTH comes from the coding sequence ATGCGCGACGACCTGCGTACCGTCCTGCGCGGCCTTCGGCTGCCCGCCATCGCCGCTCCGATGCTGCGCATCTCCGGCCTCCGGCTCGCCGCGGCGGCCTGCCGCGCCGGGGTGGTGGGCGCGTTCCCGACGGTCAACGCGCGCACCCCGGAGCGGCTCGAGGAGTGGCTGCGCACGCTCGACGACGTGCAGCAGGAGGACGGCGCCGCGCCGTACTGCCCCAACCTGATCATCAAGGCGCCGACGATGCGCGAGCACCTGGAGCTGATCCTGCGGCACCGGACCCGCCTGGTGATCACCAGCGTCGGCTCCCCCGCACCGGTCATCGCGCCGCTGCACGACGCCGGCACGCTCGTGCTGGCGGACGTCGGCAGCGTCGCCCACGCCCGGCGCGCGGCGGAGGCCGGCGCCGACGGCCTCGTGCTGCTGACCGCCGGAGCGGGCGGGCAGACCGGGTGGCTCAACCCGTTCTCGTTCGTGGCCGCCGTCCGGGAGTTCTTCGACGGCCACCTCGTCGTCGCCGGCGGCATGTCCGGCGGAGCGTCGCTGCTCGCCGCGCAGGTCGCGGGGTACGACGCGGGCTACTTCGGCACCCGGTTCATCGCCGCGGACGAGAGCGACGCGAGCGAGGGCTACCGCAGCATGCTGGTGGACGCCTCGATGGACGACGTCCTGCTGACCCGCGCCTTCACCGGGCTGCAGACCAACATGCTCATCCCGTCGATCGAGGCCGCCGGCATCGACCCGGCGCGCCTCGACGAGGCGATCTCCCCCGACATGGCCGGCCGGCTGTTCGGGGCGCCGTCGGACGGGCCGCGGCGCTGGCAGGACATCTGGAGCGCCGGGCACAGCGTGTCCGCCGTGCACGAGGTCGCACCCGTCGCGCGGATCGTCGACGAGATCGCCACCGAGTACGCCGCGGCCGGCGCCCGGCTCAACACCCTGACCACGCACTGA
- a CDS encoding histone-like nucleoid-structuring protein Lsr2 — protein MARRTIVVDDLDGSEDAREVTFSLDGETWRIDLSEANRQRLRAALGEFIEAGVKVGARGGRPTAAARQSSSAGGGDTAAIREWARANGYDVNDRGRIPASVVEAYEAATS, from the coding sequence ATGGCGCGAAGGACCATCGTCGTGGACGATCTCGACGGAAGCGAAGACGCTCGCGAGGTGACGTTCTCCCTCGACGGCGAGACCTGGCGGATCGACCTGTCGGAGGCCAACCGGCAGCGGCTGCGCGCGGCGCTGGGCGAGTTCATCGAGGCCGGGGTGAAGGTCGGCGCCCGCGGCGGCCGACCGACGGCCGCAGCCAGGCAGTCCTCGTCCGCGGGTGGCGGCGACACCGCGGCGATCCGCGAGTGGGCCCGGGCCAACGGCTACGACGTCAACGACCGCGGCCGGATCCCGGCCTCGGTGGTCGAGGCCTACGAGGCCGCGACGAGCTAG